The following proteins come from a genomic window of Sebastes fasciatus isolate fSebFas1 chromosome 6, fSebFas1.pri, whole genome shotgun sequence:
- the LOC141768953 gene encoding leukocyte surface antigen CD53-like encodes MAQGCLKCLKYTMCFANFLCFMCGVAVMGFGVYMMVNRMDALTPTLASFPFANMLLISGIVITCVSFLGFLGALKENRCFLLTFFLLLFILMLVELTAACLLLMYEGEIAKLVNEDLNKGLAKAKGKSGNATMNEWDALQEKLDCCGVNNVTDWGDKPPASCCLKDCNTPKAQYRKQGCLETMKNLFEDNFLTTGISVIVLCIIEVLGMCFAMTLFCHISRSGLGYKL; translated from the exons ATGGCTCAAGGCTGCCTCAAGTGTTTAAAGTACACCATGTGCTTCGCCAACTtcctttgtttt ATGTGTGGCGTGGCGGTGATGGGCTTCGGTGTGTACATGATGGTGAACAGGATGGACGCTCTGACCCCGACCTTGGCCAGCTTCCCCTTCGCCAACATGCTGCTGATCAGTGGCATCGTCATCACCTGCGTGTCCTTCCTGGGCTTTCTGGGTGCTCTGAAGGAGAACCGCTGTTTCCTCCTGACG tttttcctgctgctgttcatCCTGATGCTGGTGGAGCTGACTGCAGCATGCCTGCTACTCATGTATGAGGGAGAG ATTGCTAAATTGGTGAATGAAGATCTCAACAAGGGTTTGGCAAAGGCGAAAGGAAAGTCTGGAAATGCAACGATGAACGAGTGGGATGCGCTTCAGGAGAAG CTTGATTGCTGTGGAGTCAACAATGTGACAGACTGGGGAGACAAACCGCCGGCTTCTTGCTGCTTGAAGGATTGTAACACCCCAAAGGCCCAGTACAGAAAACAG GGTTGTTTGGAAACGATGAAGAACTTGTTTGAGGATAATTTTCTTACCACTGGGATTTCTGTCATTGTTCTCTGCATTATCGAG GTCTTGGGAATGTGTTTCGCCATGACGCTCTTCTGCCACATCAGTAGATCTGGACTGGGCTACAAGTTATAG